A genomic segment from Nicotiana sylvestris chromosome 1, ASM39365v2, whole genome shotgun sequence encodes:
- the LOC104222157 gene encoding actin-depolymerizing factor 12-like, whose protein sequence is MANSASGIAVSDECKLKFMELKAKRNYRYIVFKIEGQQVVVEKVGEQGETHEDFANSLPSNECRYAVFDYDFTTDENVQKSKIFFVAWSPETARVRSKMLYASSKDRFRREFDGVQVELQATDPSEMSLDTFIGRAR, encoded by the exons ATG gCGAATTCGGCATCAGGGATAGCAGTGAGTGATGAGTGCAAGCTGAAATTCATGGAGTTGAAAGCAAAAAGGAACTACAGATACATAGTGTTCAAGATTGAGGGCCAGCAAGTTGTTGTTGAGAAGGTTGGGGAACAAGGAGAGACTCATGAAGATTTTGCCAACAGCTTGCCTTCCAATGAATGCCGCTATGCTGTTTTTGACTATGATTTCACTACTGATGAAAATGTCCAGAAAAGCAAGATCTTCTTTGTTGCTTG GTCACCAGAAACAGCAAGAGTAAGAAGTAAGATGCTGTATGCAAGTTCCAAAGATAGATTCAGGAGAGAATTTGATGGTGTCCAGGTTGAGTTGCAAGCTACTGATCCAAGTGAAATGAGCTTGGATACCTTCATTGGCAGAGCTCGTTGA
- the LOC104222159 gene encoding uncharacterized protein: MKERNEKLMNDFWLRPAFQKNSVLGAKWKYLKKKATATLTTSLLLFFFLLAVSISSLAGWFDLAKYTGHSYQRVEGPTIEPQILEFPLDCGAWNQSNTCPRNYPKFYKPLNPNNSTCPEYFRWIYEDLKPWKETGITREMVEKAKRHAHFRLIILDGKIYVEKYNTKRFIQTRHLYTMYGIIQLLRWYPGKLPNLEIMFDTDDRPVIRSKDYRQPNSGPPPLFRYCSDWHSLDIVFPDWSFWGWAETNIKPWRSVINDIKQGNEITKWKDRVPFAYWKGNPHVSPIRKDLMKCNVTDKQNFNTLLYVQDWNDQSKKGFKESNLGNQCTHRYKIYVEGWAWSVSEKYILACDSPTLYIKPRYHDFFMRGMIPQLHYWPIRDNDKCRSLKFAVQWGNNNTDKAEAIGKAGSNFIHEDMKMEYVFDYMFHLLNEYAKLLKFEPEIPAEAVEICSESLACTSEGIWKKFMEEGLEKSPSYTDPCTLPPPYEPQEINSFIEQKIKATQQVEAWEDEYWNKKQ; the protein is encoded by the exons ATGAAAGAGAGGAATGAGAAATTGATGAATGATTTCTGGCTAAGGCCAGCTTTCCAAAAGAATTCAGTGTTGGGAGCAAAATGGAAATATCTGAAAAAGAAAGCTACAGCAACCTTAACGACATCGTTGCTGCTTTTCTTCTTTCTACTTGCAGTTTCTATCTCGTCCTTGGCTGGATGGTTTGATCTT GCAAAATATACTGGTCATTCCTATCAAAGAGTAGAAGGCCCAACAATTGAGCCCCAAATTCTTGAATTTCCTTTGGATTGTGGTGCATGGAATCAGTCCAATACATGTCCAAGAAACTATCCTAAATTCTATAAACCCTTAAACCCTAATAATTCAACATGTCCTGAGTATTTTAGATGGATTTATGAAGATTTAAAGCCATGGAAGGAGACAGGAATCACTAGAGAAATGGTGGAGAAAGCCAAAAGGCATGCACATTTCAGATTGATCATATTGGATGGCAAAATTTATGTTGAGAAATACAATACAAAGAGATTTATTCAAACTAGACATTTGTACACTATGTATGGAATTATACAACTCCTTAGGTGGTATCCTGGAAAATTGCCTAATTTGGAGATCATGTTTGACACCGATGACCGGCCGGTTATCCGATCAAAGGACTACCGGCAACCTAACTCCGGTCCACCGCCGTTGTTCCGCTACTGTTCAGATTGGCATAGTTTGGATATTGTCTTCCCAGATTGGTCATTTTGGGGCTG GGCGGAGACAAATATAAAGCCATGGAGAAGTGTGATTAATGACATAAAACAAGGTAACGAAATAACCAAATGGAAGGATAGAGTACCCTTTGCTTATTGGAAGGGAAATCCCCATGTTTCTCCCATCAGAAAAGATCTAATGAAGTGTAATGTTACTGACAAACAGAATTTTAATACTCTCTTGTACGTTCAG GACTGGAATGATCAATCCAAAAAGGGGTTCAAGGAATCAAATCTTGGAAATCAGTGCACCCATAG ATATAAAATATATGTAGAAGGATGGGCATGGTCAGTGAGTGAAAAATACATTTTGGCTTGCGATTCTCCAACATTGTACATAAAACCTCGTTACCATGATTTTTTCATGAGAGGGATGATTCCTCAGCTACATTATTGGCCTATTAGAGATAATGATAAATGTAGGTCCCTCAAGTTTGCTGTTCAATGGGGTAACAATAACACTGACAAG GCAGAGGCAATAGGGAAGGCAGGAAGTAATTTTATTCACGAAGATATGAAGATGGAATATGTGTTTGATTACATGTTCCATTTACTGAATGAATATGCAAAGCTGCTCAAATTTGAACCAGAAATTCCAGCAGAAGCAGTTGAAATATGTTCAGAATCATTGGCATGCACTTCAGAAGGTATTTGGAAAAAGTTCATGGAAGAAGGCTTAGAGAAATCTCCTAGTTATACAGATCCATGCACCCTTCCTCCACCTTATGAACCTCAAGAAATTAATTCTTTTATTGAACAAAAGATAAAAGCCACACAACAAGTGGAGGCTTGGGAGGATGAATACTGGAACAAGAAGCAATAG
- the LOC104222158 gene encoding uncharacterized protein isoform X1, which translates to MRISALGMIERQRRTSWIKSTIGFFLILISITIVALTIEWNDISVHTDSLQKNKVDLFPEVSCSIKCPRTSPNKPIFSSQFESCPEYFGWIHEDLRPWKDTGITRKMVERAREEAHFRIVIVNGRVYFEKYKPTFQKRDMVTLWGILQLLSFYPGMLPDLDFVFECGDQPVTQKSDYGKSKDSIPPPLFHYCGNDSTFDIVFPDWSFWGWPELNIKPWDILKKDLQQSNEMIKWTEREPYAYWKGNALLSQSRRDLLKCNVSMNQDWNARIYDMQWARERRQGYKTSNLATQCTHRYKIYVEGLAWSVSQKYILACDSVALLINPHYYDFFTRSLLPTIHYWPINENDKCKSIKFAVDWGNKNAEKAQEIGKSGSKFVHEELQMKYIYDYMFHLLSEYAKLLKYRPTVPREAVEVCSDTLICSTKGIRKKFRVHSRVNNASSSKPCTMPPPWSPADLQDFLERKENLTKQVEQWEETQSV; encoded by the exons ATGCGGATTTCAGCTTTGGGAATGATTGAAAGGCAGCGCAGGACTTCTTGGATTAAAAGCACTATTGGATTCTTCCTTATTCTTATATCTATTACTATTGTAGCACTAACAATTGAATGGAACGATATT tctGTCCATACAGATTCTTTGCAGAAGAATAAAGTTGATCTTTTCCCTGAAGTTTCTTGCTCAATAAAGTGTCCGCGAACTTCACCAAACAAGCCTATATTCAGTTCACAATTCGAGTCCTGCCCCGAGTACTTTGGATGGATTCATGAAGATTTAAGGCCATGGAAGGACACAGGGATAACGCGAAAAATGGTAGAAAGAGCGCGAGAAGAAGCCCATTTTAGAATAGTTATAGTAAATGGAAGAGTGTATTTTGAGAAGTATAAACCAACTTTCCAAAAAAGGGACATGGTCACATTGTGGGGGATATTGCAACTTCTTAGTTTTTACCCTGGCATGTTACCGGATTTAGATTTTGTTTTCGAGTGTGGTGATCAACCAGTAACACAGAAAAGTGATTATGGAAAATCAAAGGATTCAATTCCACCACCACTGTTTCATTACTGTGGAAATGACTCGACTTTtgacattgtttttcctgattGGTCCTTTTGGGGTTG GCCAGAACTAAACATAAAGCCATGGGATATCTTGAAAAAAGATTTGCAGCAAAGCAATGAGATGATTAAGTGGACAGAAAGGGAGCCTTATGCTTATTGGAAAGGGAATGCATTATTAAGCCAATCAAGACGCGACCTTTTGAAGTGCAATGTCTCTATGAATCAGGACTGGAACGCGCGAATTTATGACATG CAATGGGCTCGTGAACGAAGACAAGGCTATAAAACTTCAAATTTAGCTACACAGTGCACTCATAG ATACAAGATTTATGTTGAAGGGCTTGCATGGTCAGTGAGTCAAAAGTACATTCTAGCCTGTGATTCTGTGGCTCTTCTCATAAATCCCCACTACTATGATTTCTTCACAAGGAGTTTGCTGCCAACAATCCATTACTGGCCAATAAATGAGAATGACAAATGCAAATCCATCAAGTTTGCAGTAGACTGGGGCAATAAAAATGCAGAAAAG GCTCAAGAAATTGGAAAATCAGGGAGCAAATTTGTACATGAGGAGCTACAAATGAAGTACATTTACGACTACATGTTTCATCTCTTGTCCGAATATGCCAAGCTTTTGAAGTATCGACCCACTGTGCCTAGAGAAGCAGTTGAAGTATGTTCTGATACATTGATTTGCTCGACGAAAGGAATAAGAAAGAAGTTTAGGGTACATTCGAGGGTTAATAATGCTTCATCTTCAAAACCATGTACCATGCCCCCTCCCTGGAGCCCTGCAGATCTCCAAGATTTTCTCGAGAGAAAAGAGAATCTAACAAAGCAAGTTGAACAGTGGGAAGAAACTCAAAGTGTTTGA
- the LOC104222158 gene encoding uncharacterized protein isoform X2 produces MASNAKTSQPYMKFCTLESVHTDSLQKNKVDLFPEVSCSIKCPRTSPNKPIFSSQFESCPEYFGWIHEDLRPWKDTGITRKMVERAREEAHFRIVIVNGRVYFEKYKPTFQKRDMVTLWGILQLLSFYPGMLPDLDFVFECGDQPVTQKSDYGKSKDSIPPPLFHYCGNDSTFDIVFPDWSFWGWPELNIKPWDILKKDLQQSNEMIKWTEREPYAYWKGNALLSQSRRDLLKCNVSMNQDWNARIYDMQWARERRQGYKTSNLATQCTHRYKIYVEGLAWSVSQKYILACDSVALLINPHYYDFFTRSLLPTIHYWPINENDKCKSIKFAVDWGNKNAEKAQEIGKSGSKFVHEELQMKYIYDYMFHLLSEYAKLLKYRPTVPREAVEVCSDTLICSTKGIRKKFRVHSRVNNASSSKPCTMPPPWSPADLQDFLERKENLTKQVEQWEETQSV; encoded by the exons ATGGCTTCAAATGCCAAAACTTCGCAACCATATATGAAGTTTTGCACGCTAGAG tctGTCCATACAGATTCTTTGCAGAAGAATAAAGTTGATCTTTTCCCTGAAGTTTCTTGCTCAATAAAGTGTCCGCGAACTTCACCAAACAAGCCTATATTCAGTTCACAATTCGAGTCCTGCCCCGAGTACTTTGGATGGATTCATGAAGATTTAAGGCCATGGAAGGACACAGGGATAACGCGAAAAATGGTAGAAAGAGCGCGAGAAGAAGCCCATTTTAGAATAGTTATAGTAAATGGAAGAGTGTATTTTGAGAAGTATAAACCAACTTTCCAAAAAAGGGACATGGTCACATTGTGGGGGATATTGCAACTTCTTAGTTTTTACCCTGGCATGTTACCGGATTTAGATTTTGTTTTCGAGTGTGGTGATCAACCAGTAACACAGAAAAGTGATTATGGAAAATCAAAGGATTCAATTCCACCACCACTGTTTCATTACTGTGGAAATGACTCGACTTTtgacattgtttttcctgattGGTCCTTTTGGGGTTG GCCAGAACTAAACATAAAGCCATGGGATATCTTGAAAAAAGATTTGCAGCAAAGCAATGAGATGATTAAGTGGACAGAAAGGGAGCCTTATGCTTATTGGAAAGGGAATGCATTATTAAGCCAATCAAGACGCGACCTTTTGAAGTGCAATGTCTCTATGAATCAGGACTGGAACGCGCGAATTTATGACATG CAATGGGCTCGTGAACGAAGACAAGGCTATAAAACTTCAAATTTAGCTACACAGTGCACTCATAG ATACAAGATTTATGTTGAAGGGCTTGCATGGTCAGTGAGTCAAAAGTACATTCTAGCCTGTGATTCTGTGGCTCTTCTCATAAATCCCCACTACTATGATTTCTTCACAAGGAGTTTGCTGCCAACAATCCATTACTGGCCAATAAATGAGAATGACAAATGCAAATCCATCAAGTTTGCAGTAGACTGGGGCAATAAAAATGCAGAAAAG GCTCAAGAAATTGGAAAATCAGGGAGCAAATTTGTACATGAGGAGCTACAAATGAAGTACATTTACGACTACATGTTTCATCTCTTGTCCGAATATGCCAAGCTTTTGAAGTATCGACCCACTGTGCCTAGAGAAGCAGTTGAAGTATGTTCTGATACATTGATTTGCTCGACGAAAGGAATAAGAAAGAAGTTTAGGGTACATTCGAGGGTTAATAATGCTTCATCTTCAAAACCATGTACCATGCCCCCTCCCTGGAGCCCTGCAGATCTCCAAGATTTTCTCGAGAGAAAAGAGAATCTAACAAAGCAAGTTGAACAGTGGGAAGAAACTCAAAGTGTTTGA